One window of the Anopheles cruzii chromosome 2, idAnoCruzAS_RS32_06, whole genome shotgun sequence genome contains the following:
- the LOC128278737 gene encoding CLIP domain-containing serine protease B14-like — translation MADRTNPLLLLLLVICPTLWSVSVHASSACSTPKGAPGVCVPVRNCMYVRDFIAMPSHRFQDTDYLEGLKCSATNETDPLLVCCPRLLSEPNCGPMVGFGTRIYGGDNSVIAEFPWLALLRFRARNGKLYMSCAGSLINRRFVLSAAHCFTAAKKKFQVLDSVRLGEWNFKNHRGRSDCKSVGDRRVCRKDYQVVRATLYPEYAVNVAAHLHDIALIELVGEVELNEFVAPICLPRSLVEDAPAEYMAAGWGATSAESDSMTHVLQKIQLNQFDKERCRKAYPVPDDNGIGEGHICAGGIEGQDTCHGDSGGPLMESLDGVWYLAGITSFGWLSCGKQGVPGVYTNVSHYLDWLGFEVFRGSYV, via the exons ATGGCGGATCGAACgaacccgctgctgctgctgctgctggtgatctGTCCGACGTTGTGGTCGGTTTCAGTGCACGCTTCGTCAGCTTGTAGCACTCCGAAAGGCGCACCGGGAGTGTGTGTTCCGGTGCGCAACTGTATGTATGTGAGGGATTTCATCGCCATGCCATCGCACCGCTTTCAAGACACCGACTACCTGGAGGGCCTGAAGTGTAGCGCTACGAACGAAACCGATCCGTTGTTGGTGTGCTGTCCGCGTCTCTTGAGCGAGCCCAACTGTGGCCCCATGGTGGGCTTCGGAACCCGGATCTACGGTGGCGATAACAGCGTGATCGCCGAATTCCCGTGGCTGGCCCTGTTACGGTTTCGGGCCCGGAACGGCAAGCTGTACATGTCTTGTGCCGGTTCACTTATTAACCGCCGATTCGTGCTGTCGGCGGCTCACTGTTTTacggcggcgaagaaaaaattCCAAGTTCT TGACTCCGTGCGGTTGGGCGAGTGGAACTTCAAGAACCATCGGGGAAGAAGCGATTGCAAGAGCGTCGGTGACCGGCGGGTCTGTCGCAAGGACTATCAAGTTGTCCGCGCTACGCTGTATCCCGAGTACGCGGTCAATGTGGCGGCCCATCTGCATGATATTGCCCTCATCGAGTTGGTCGGAGAGGTGGAGTTGAATGAGTTCGTAGCACCGATTTGTTTGCCACGAAGTTTAGTCGAAGACGCCCCTGCGGAGTATATGGCGGCTGGATGGGGTGCTACTTCGGCAG AATCGGACAGCATGACACATGTGCTGCAGAAGATCCAGCTAAACCAGTTCGATAAGGAACGGTGCCGGAAGGCGTACCCCGTGCCCGATGACAACGGAATCGGCGAGGGTCACATTTGTGCAGGAGGAATCGagggccaagacacgtgccACGGAGACTCCGGCGGTCCACTGATGGAGTCCCTGGACGGTGTGTGGTACTTGGCCGGTATCACCAGCTTCGGGTGGCTCAGCTGTGGAAAGCAAGGTGTGCCTGGGGTCTACACGAACGTTAGCCATTACCTCGATTGGCTAGGGTTTGAGGTGTTCCGTGGTTCTTATGTTTAA